GAAGCATTGTTGACATCCATTTATAATTTGGTTTGATGTTACACAAAACTCTTACATCACCTAATTTATCTATTTGGGTGCAATATGCATGCTGATATTTTCCTTCCTTTTCATACAGATCACTTTTGGCAAGCATATCTTTAATATTCAAACCAATTCCGGTATAATATTCATCGGTGAGTTTTTCAATATTTTTGTCTTCAAAGAATTTATCGAAATCAACATCATAAATACTTGGTCCTTGCTGAAAAAATTTATCTTGATAATGCCAAGGCATTAATTTTTCTTTTTCAATTTGATAATGATTTGATAAATAAATATCTATTTCATATTTAATTTCCAAAAATTTTGGTCGCGTTAATTCATCAAGTTCATCAAAAAGATTATCTAAAAATTCTGGTTCAAGTTCGTTCAACTTTAAACTCATTTCATGATAATTCTTATAACCTAAATTTTGTGCGGCTTCATTTCGTAATTTTACTAAGTCAATTACATCATTGCTAACCATTTTACCAATCTGCTTGCTTGCCTTCCAAATTTCTTCAAGCTCAGTTATATTTTTAGACTTTTCTAAAATTTTATCAATTTCATTATCAGTAAATTTCTTTCCATTTACTTCTGCTCTGTAAGTTGCAAAAGTTCTCTCTATCTTGTTTGATAGGGAAATTGTTTTTGCGATAAGTTTTTCCTCAATCTGGTAGCTAGCATAAGTGTTATATAGAATTTCAATTTCTCTCTGATTTACCGAATCAAAATTTTGAATTGAATGCTTAAACTTTTTTAATTTTTCAAAATCTTCTTTGTTTGAAAATATTTTCTTTAGTTTTAATTCAAGTTCTGCGGTTTTTTCATAATCTTCCGGTTTGCCGGAAATTGTAGCATTGAAATTAGAGAGACTCAATTCTTTGCTTAGATTTACAACTTTTTTTTCAAATGATTGTATGAATTCTAAAAATTCTTTTTCCATTTTTTATCCAATAGAATGTAACCTCAACCTTTAAGTTGAGTGTTTTTAATAAAAATCGCAAACTAAAGTTTGCGACTACAAAAATATTGAGTTGAGAATTGTTTGAATGTTAATTAAATAAATCTTCATCCCGCATTAAAAGAAGTATTGCAGATTGAGGAACGATAACAAGTTTTTGTTTATCAAGTTCAATATCAATTGCTTCTTTCCGAACAAAAATTGCAAAGTCTCCTTCTTTAGCTTGTAAGGGAATATATTTTGTATCTTTATTTTTTTTCCAAGGTTCGTCTTCATCAATTGCAGAAGCAACCGGATAACCCGGACCAGCTTTAATTATATATCCGCCTTGAACTTTTTCTTTTTCTTTAACTCCGGGCGGAAGATAAAGTCCGCTGTTGGTTTTTTCTAAATCATCTTCGGGTTTAATTAAAACACGGTCGCCCACAATTATTATTTTCTTTGTATCAATCATATTTCATCTTATTTTAAAATTTATTTTCAAAAATAGTAAAGTTTGTATTCTATAAAAACTAACTAACAATTAAACTATTATCTTTTTTTAACATTGATTTTGGAATTACAGAAATTATTTCAGATACTAATGCATCAATAAGTTGTTTTTTTAAATGCGCGCGGTGATAAATTATATTCACTATTCTTTTAGGAACCGGCGATTTAAATTCTCTTACAAAATGAATTTTATCAGATTTATTTAATTCCAATGTTGCAAGAAACGGAAGCAATGTCATTCCGAAATTATTATCAACAAGTTTCATTAAAGTATCTAAAGTGCCGCCTTCAAAACTAAGCTGATTTAAACTTCCGGTTTTTTTTCTCTCAATAGTATTACACACTTGAATTACATGATCTCGCAAACAATGTCCTTCTTTTAAAAGCCAAACGTCTTCTACATTTAAATATTTTGCATTTATTTTTTTCTCATTATAGAATTTGTGATTTGGAGAAACATAAGCCACAAAAGGTTCATAATATAATTGTTTTTCAATAAGTTCTTTTTTGAAACTTGGAGATGCAATAATTGCAGTGTCTAATTCATCCTTAAGTAATTTCTGTATTATTTGATCTGTTTGAATTTCATCAAAAATCAATTCCACTTTGGGATATTTATTTATGAAGTTTACAAGGAATAACGGAATAAGATACGGAGCAATTGTTGGAATTATTCCAATTTTAAATTTTCCGCTTAATTCACTTTTTTCTTGATCGACTAAATCCAAAATTCTTTCGTGCTCTTTTAGTACAATTCGTGCTTGTTCAATTATTTTTTTACCAATCTCTGTAGCTTCAACCGGCTGTTTACTTCTATCAAAAATTATTGCGCCTAATTCTTCTTCTAATTTTTTAATCTGCATACTTAGAGTTGGCTGAGTAACATAGCAATGATTAGCGGCAGTTGCAAAATTCTTGTAATTATCAATTGCAATAATGTATGAATATTGGGTTAATGTCATTATAAATTTTATTTATGATAATATCAAAAATATCAATTTGATTTATAACTTATCAAGAAATAACTTGAACATTATAAAATTTATTTAATAAATGAAGAAAGTAGTTTTCAAAATATTAGGAATCTTCTTTGTAGCAATTGGAATAATTGGAATATTTGTTCCACTTTTGCCGACAACTGTTTTCTTACTTATTGCTTCATATTTCTTTTTAAAAGTCTCACCAGAGTTAAATACTTGGCTTTTGCAAAATAAATATTTGGGTATTTATCTTAGGAATTACAAAGAAAAAACCGGAGTTCCGCTAATTGCAAAAATTAGTTCAATTTCCTTATTGTGGATTTCAATTTTATATACAATTTTTTTTCTGATCCAAAACGTTTACTTACAAATTTTTCTTTTTCTCATAGCAATTATTGTTTCAATACATATTCTATCAATGAAGACTTTTAAATTACAATCAAAAACAAACGATATTTAATTAACGTGGAGAACAAAATGAACGAAAGAAAATTAACAACCGCACATGGACAACCGATTGGTGATAATCAAAATTCTTTAACTGCAGGAAAACGCGGACCTTTACTAATGCAAGATTATCAGCTTCTTGAAAAAATGGCAACATTCAATCGTGAACGAGTCCCAGAAAGAGTTGTTCATGCAAAAGGTTCCGGTGCATTTGGAACATTAACAATTACAAATGATATTACAAAATATTCGAAAGCAAGAGTTTTTTCAGAAGTTGGAAAGAAAACAGATTTATTAATTAGATTTTCAACAGTTGCCGGAGAGCACGGCGCAGCTGATGCAGAACGTGATGTTAGAGGTTTTGCAATTAAATTTTATACTGAAGAAGGAAATTGGGATATGGTCGGAAACAATACACCGGTTTTCTTTATCCGCGATCCATATAAATTTGGTGATTTTATTCATACTCAAAAAAGAGATCCAAAAACTAATGTAAGATCAAATACTGCAATGTGGGATTTCTGGTCACTTTCACCGGAAAGTTTGCACCAAGTTACAATATTATTTAGCGATCGAGGTTTGCCACAAAGCTATAGATTTGTTAATGGTTACGGAAGTCACACTTACAGTTTTATTAATTCCAACAACGAAAGATTTTGGGTTAAGTTTCATTTTAAAACAGTACAAGGAATAAAAACTTGGACTAATCAAGAATCTGCAGAAGTAATTGGCAAAGATCGAGAAAGTTCACAACGAGATTTGTTCAATGCAATTGAAAATGGTGATTTTCCAAAATGGAATTTCAAAATTCAAGTGATGACGGAAGCGCAAGCGGAAGTTTATCATATAAATCCTTTTGATCTTACAAAAGTTTGGCCGCACGGCGATTTTCCATTGATTGATGTTGGCGTTATTGAATTAAACAAAAATCCTGAAAATTATTTTGCCGAAATTGAGCAAGCTTCGTTTGAGCCTTCCAATATTGTTCCGGGTATTAGTTTCTCTCCGGATAAAATGTTGCAAGCAAGAATTATGTCTTATGCAGATGCTCATCGATATAGAATTGGGGTTAACTATGCATCGCTTCCTGTAAATAAATCAAAGTCTGAAGTA
The nucleotide sequence above comes from Ignavibacteriota bacterium. Encoded proteins:
- a CDS encoding YbaN family protein, whose translation is MKKVVFKILGIFFVAIGIIGIFVPLLPTTVFLLIASYFFLKVSPELNTWLLQNKYLGIYLRNYKEKTGVPLIAKISSISLLWISILYTIFFLIQNVYLQIFLFLIAIIVSIHILSMKTFKLQSKTNDI
- a CDS encoding co-chaperone GroES; translated protein: MIDTKKIIIVGDRVLIKPEDDLEKTNSGLYLPPGVKEKEKVQGGYIIKAGPGYPVASAIDEDEPWKKNKDTKYIPLQAKEGDFAIFVRKEAIDIELDKQKLVIVPQSAILLLMRDEDLFN
- a CDS encoding LysR family transcriptional regulator; amino-acid sequence: MTLTQYSYIIAIDNYKNFATAANHCYVTQPTLSMQIKKLEEELGAIIFDRSKQPVEATEIGKKIIEQARIVLKEHERILDLVDQEKSELSGKFKIGIIPTIAPYLIPLFLVNFINKYPKVELIFDEIQTDQIIQKLLKDELDTAIIASPSFKKELIEKQLYYEPFVAYVSPNHKFYNEKKINAKYLNVEDVWLLKEGHCLRDHVIQVCNTIERKKTGSLNQLSFEGGTLDTLMKLVDNNFGMTLLPFLATLELNKSDKIHFVREFKSPVPKRIVNIIYHRAHLKKQLIDALVSEIISVIPKSMLKKDNSLIVS
- a CDS encoding catalase encodes the protein MNERKLTTAHGQPIGDNQNSLTAGKRGPLLMQDYQLLEKMATFNRERVPERVVHAKGSGAFGTLTITNDITKYSKARVFSEVGKKTDLLIRFSTVAGEHGAADAERDVRGFAIKFYTEEGNWDMVGNNTPVFFIRDPYKFGDFIHTQKRDPKTNVRSNTAMWDFWSLSPESLHQVTILFSDRGLPQSYRFVNGYGSHTYSFINSNNERFWVKFHFKTVQGIKTWTNQESAEVIGKDRESSQRDLFNAIENGDFPKWNFKIQVMTEAQAEVYHINPFDLTKVWPHGDFPLIDVGVIELNKNPENYFAEIEQASFEPSNIVPGISFSPDKMLQARIMSYADAHRYRIGVNYASLPVNKSKSEVNTYHRDGNMRFDGNHGGAVNYEPNSMGGPKQNSAYNEPALKISGDADRYDHRENEDYFSQPGKLFNLMNADQKNQLFNNIKCAMDGVPERIKVRQLAHFYNADFEYGKGVAKALGMENIDLDKWSSKSYSDLVESTTEENYK
- a CDS encoding M2 family metallopeptidase codes for the protein MEKEFLEFIQSFEKKVVNLSKELSLSNFNATISGKPEDYEKTAELELKLKKIFSNKEDFEKLKKFKHSIQNFDSVNQREIEILYNTYASYQIEEKLIAKTISLSNKIERTFATYRAEVNGKKFTDNEIDKILEKSKNITELEEIWKASKQIGKMVSNDVIDLVKLRNEAAQNLGYKNYHEMSLKLNELEPEFLDNLFDELDELTRPKFLEIKYEIDIYLSNHYQIEKEKLMPWHYQDKFFQQGPSIYDVDFDKFFEDKNIEKLTDEYYTGIGLNIKDMLAKSDLYEKEGKYQHAYCTQIDKLGDVRVLCNIKPNYKWMSTMLHEFGHAVYDKYVSPKLPWALREHAHIFTTEAIAMLFGRFASNPNWLEEMIGISNEEKNDISEKSFKTLQLEQIIFSCWVQVIYRFEKALFENPDQDLNSLWWSLAEKYQGLKKPEYRNEPDWASKIHIALYPVYYHNYMLGELLASQLYYYIKEKVLKNNSSEKISFVGKKEVGEYLINLFFSYGALFKWDKLIKRSTGEELNPNYWIKQFAN